In Paraglaciecola sp. T6c, the sequence TGGTGGATGCCGGCAACACGGTGATCATGGTTGAGCACGATATGCGTGTCGCCAGTAGCAGTGATTGGGTCATTGATATTGGCCCAGAAGCCGGTGATAAGGGCGGGGCTGTGGTTGCCCAAGGCGAACCGAAACATGTCGCAATCAACAAGCAAAGTCGAACCGCGCCCTTTATGTTTGTCTAACGTTTCGGGTTTGTAGTACTGGTTAAATAAGTCGCTATCACAGGCTACGCGTTGCACCAGTACTGCTTTTTCCAGTGCCAAACACGGATGTTTACCTGCCTGTTCACCTCCTTGTTCTTCCACCTGTTCTTCTACCTATTGTTCCTCTTGTTCACCTATCTGGGTCCTTGTCTTCTATACCCGCCATATACAAAAGCTTCTCATGCCCCTGCTGCGACTATGGGCTTTTTCTGCATATAACCCGTCCTTTTTTCATCCACTGCAACGTTTCCCTGTATCGTGTCATTTTAGGGTAAACCGTTATCATTGGTAGTGGTTTTATTCTTTTTGATACAGAGTTCGTAAGGTTTTACTAATATTTTAATCCTATAAGGCTATATAGTTAGGGGGGTGCTCGCATTGTTTGTTTTCTTATATTAAGGAAACTGTTTTCATTTGAAGTGTTGTTATCTTGTTAATCACATGCTAATTTATTTACAAGTTTGAAGTGGGTAATTGCTGAAGTTGGTGGGAATGTAGAGACCTGGCAAAGATAAGCTCATAGAACAGACCGAATAACGAATACATAAGAATTGAATTCATGGAGAACGAAATGAGAGCCACAACAAAACACACCCTTCTAGCATCATCCATCGCTATGATTATCAGCACTGGTCAATTATGGGCCCAAGAAAGTCCGACTGACACAGGTGCCAATGAAGATATCGAGCAAATTTCAGTGGTAGGCATACGTTCGAGTATTGCCAGCTCAGTGGCGCGCAAACAAGAGTCCGGTCAGGTAGCAGACGTTATTTCAGCGGAAGATATTGGTAAGTTTCCGGATTTAAATGTCGCTGAATCGTTGCAACGTATTCCAGGGATTCAAATATCGCGCTCTCGGGGTGAAGCATCCGGTGTGTCTATTCGTGGCTTAGACGAAGTCGCAACCTTATTAAACGGGCGAAACTATTTTGGCGGTGCCTCCGGTGTCAGTATCAACCGCTTTGCCAGCTTTGAAGATATTCCCGCAGAATTGGTTGGCTCCGTGGTGGTATATAAATCAGTTTCAGCTGACATATTAGAGGGCGGCATTGGGGGAGTGGTCGATATAGAGCGCACCGATGCTTTAAGTTTAAGCGGCCCTACAATTGCCGGTAGTGTGAAAGAGCACTATGGTGATTTATCCAAAGAATGGTCACCACGCGGTTCTTTAGTGGCTGGCAATATCTGGGATTACGGCAACAATGGCGGTGAAATAGGGGTTATCTTTGGTGTTTCTTACTTAGAGCGAGAATACCGTGAAGACCTAGTGCGTAACTCTAGTGCCACGTCCATCGTGGGCGATTTTGCAGGTGGCACTGCGCCTGATGGTGCCAAAACCAGTGCTTCTCTCAACTCATCCCCAGCATGGGGGGATAGAGAGCGTACGGTTTACTCTTTAGGCATTGATGTCTCTCTGAACAGCGATACTAAATTCTATTTCGACTCTGGTTACACCGATTATTCCACAACGCAGTTGCGCCAAGAGTTCGTGTGGGGCTTTGATGGTGCAAATACCGTTGACGCTGATTTTTCTAATATAGATGAAAACAACGTTTACCCTAGGTCGGTTACGTTGAGCGACATGAACTTTGATGTTCTGAGCATGATTGATGACAGGTACACCACGACATACGATTTAGCGCTGGGCTTTGAAACAGTTGCTGGGCCGTGGAGTATCGAAGGGGAGGTGAGTTACGTTGATACCGACAACGACACCAACTTCCACAATACCCGTATTCGTGACAGTTGGGACGCCTTGCCTGTTACGATAAATAACAGCGGGATACCAAATCAGCCGCCCTCGGTGGACTTTGGTACTTTTGACGTAACAGATGAGGGTAATTTCGATATCGTTCAATGGCGTCATGAAAGCCGCCAGTTACAAGCAGATGAATCTGCGGCCAAGCTGGATATTGATTACGCATTTGACGAAGGATTGGTACGTTCCATCGAAGCGGGTTTGCGCTTCGCCAGTTTAGGCACCACCAAGAATATTCAAAACAACCATATATTTGATGCCTCGGGCGCGACCTATGGCAGTGACGACCCGCTTAATTTAGTCGAGCCCAGTGCGTGGGACGATTTTATGGACGAGTATGACGGTGGCAATTTCCCCAATGATTATGTTGGCGTTAATCCTAATTACTTGTTGTCTCGCAACGATGAAATTCGTGAATTTTATGGCTTCACAGGGCAATCAGAAACTGAAAACCCCAGAGATTCATTCGAATATGAAGAAGATGTGACCGCCCTATATATAAAAGCCAACCTTGAAACCGAAGTGGGGGGCTATTTCATAAGTGGCGATATCGGCGGGCGTTACGTGCAAACCGATACGACAGCGGATTATTTTTTCGATACCGGAAATGCGGACGAAAGTGGAGCGCCTATTTACCAAGGCACAAAAAGTGAAAAGAATTACAGTGAATTCTTGCCCTCGTTCAATTTGAAAGTTGAATTGAACGATGAGCTGCTGCTTCGCTTAGCGGGTTCGAAAACATTTTCGCGCCCTCATTTTGGTGATTTGGCCCCGTCGTTAAACCTCAACTTTGAGCAAGGTCGCGGCACCGGCGGTAACCCAGATTTAGACCCATTCACCGCAACCAATTTAGATTTAAGCCTTGAGTACTACTTTGCCAGTGGTGGTATGGCGTCATCTGCTATTTTCTACAAAGACATTGACGGCTTCTTACAAACCTCTGAAAGCCAAGAAACCATTGGTGGCAATGACTTTGTTATCCTGCGTAAAAGCAATGGCGGTTCTGGCACAGTGCGTGGTTTAGAGCTTGCTTACCAACAGTTCTTTGATTTTTTACCCGCACCATTTGATGGTTTAGGCGTACAGGCGAATTACACCTACGTGGACTCAGATGTGCCCTCGCCGAATCCATTACTGCCTAATATTTCACTAGAGGGCCTATCAGACAACAGTTACAACTTGGTCGCCATTTACGAAGATGATTTAGTTTCAGGCCGTTTGTCATATAACTACCGTTCAGACTTTTTAGTGACCACAGAAGTCGCCCAAGAAGGATTTGGCCAACTCGATTTATCGCTGGCCTACAACGTTTCTGAGAGCTTCCGATTCACTTTGGATGCTTTAAACCTGCTTAGACGCGATCATTTCGAATATCGCGCAGGGGATAAGTATGACCCATATCATTGGATCGCCACTGAAAGACAAGTGTTGGTCGGTGTGTCGTATACTTTCTGATCCACCTAGCTGTATGGCAACCCGCTGGGCTGACCTTAGAGGTCGTTTTTAAGCGATGGATGCCTCAGCAGCGCATGAGTCAGCAATAGCTAAGTGTGTTGGTTGTATCCTTCGCGTAAGAAAAAGAACAGGGGGCTTAGCGGTATGCTTGCTCTGTTGTTTTATTCTCCTTCGCTCGGCGTTAACACGGCGGGTAGTGGATGTGCCACGCAAATCAGTAGGGTTGTTTATCGTGAAATGCATTAAAGCGCATATTCTGTGCATCATTACCTTGGTGCTTTGTGCAGCAACCGTTGCTGCACAAAGCGAGCAAAGTAAGAATAACCTAGTTAACAGGCCAAATGTGGTAATGATTGTGGCAGATGATCACGGGTTAGATGCCATAGGGGCATACGGCAATAACGTGATCCAAACCCCAAATATCGATGCGCTGGCAAGAGAGGGCGCTCGGTTTGTGAATGCGTTTGCCACTGTGTCAAGTTGTAGCCCTAGTCGCTCAGTTATGTTAACCGGTCAACATAATCACACCAATGGGATGTATGGCTTGCAGCATAAGCAGCACCATTTCAGTAGTTTTGATGACGTGCAATCATTGCCGGTCACGCTCAGTGAAAACGGCTATCGAACAGCCAGAATAGGTAAATATCACTTAGGGCCAAACAGCGTATTTAAATTTGATGACGTGTTATCAGAAGGCGCAGCCAATGATATGACCTCAATCGCACGCAGCCCAGTTGAAATGGCTCAAAAAAGCGAAGCATTTATCCGTCGCGACAGCGCGCCGTTCTTTTTGTATTTTGCCAGTGACGACCCGCATCGAGGTTACCCGTTTGAGACCTATCCCGAGCCAAACCGATTTGGTAACCGTGAACAGGGGTACCCGGGCATCGAAGAGGTCGTGTATCAGCCTGATGACGTGTTGGTGCCACCGTACTTACCCGACACACCCGCTGCACAAAAAGAAATAGCTCAATACTATCAGGCTATCTCTCGTCTTGACCAAGGTGTAGGCAAGCTGGTTGAAATACTCAAAGCACAGGGTAAATACGACAACACGTTAATTTTGTATTTGTCAGATAATGGCATTGCATTTCCTGGTGCGAAAACCAATTTGTACGATGCAGGTATTCATCTGCCGTTAATTGTCAAAGCGCCAGCGCAGAAAAATAACGCTGTTTCCTGTACAAAAAACATTCAAAACTGTACCCGTCACCATCAGTTGGTCTCTTGGCTTGATTTAACCCCGACTATTTTAGATTACGCAAACGTTAAACCAATGACGACCACTGTTCAGGGCAAATCATTCAAAGCAATTTTAGAAAACGAACAGCCTAAAGGCTGGGAACATGTATATGCCTCTCACACCATGCACGAAGTGATGATGTATTACCCCATGCGCATGGTTAGAACCAAGCAATATAAGTTGATTTGGAATATTGCCCATGAGCTAAGTTACCCCTTTGCTGCGGACTTGCAGCAGTCCTTAATCTGGCAAGATGTGCGTCGCCGCGGAAACACTCAATATGCGGGTCGCCAGATCGAGGACTTTTTACATCGCCCTGAGTTTGAGTTGTTTGATATGCAAAACGACCCTCAAGAGCAGCATAATCTCGCTGACTTACCCCAGTTCAGTCGTGTAAAACATGAACTCATACACCAGCTTAAAATATTTCAACAAGAGACTCAGGATCCTTGGATCGCTAAATGGCACTACCAGTAAAGTCGTTGGTTAATTGCTGTAAAAGTTTAAGAGATCAAGAGCTCAAGAGTTCATTCACTATTTAGGAGCAAATTCAAAATGATGTTTAACAGAACAGCAATGTCACGCTATTTACCCTTGATCATGGGCGTTACTGCCTTATCAGCTGTGGCCTCAGCGTGCGCAGTAGAACATCCTTTACTGAAACAGCAGGCATCTCAAAAGCCCAATGTAGTTATTTTTTACGTAGATGATCTAGGTTATGGGGATATTTCTCCAAATGGTGCGATAGGGGTAGACACACCTAATCTAGATGCGCTAGCGAGCAAAGGCGTTAATTTTACTGACGCCCACAGCACTGCATCAACGTGCACGCCTTCGCGCTACTCCCTGCTCACCGGTGAACACGGATTTCGGCAAAACGCCGCTATTTTACCTGGCGATGCCCCCGCACTAATTCGACCGGGCAAAGCGACTTTGCCAAGCATGTTGCAAAAAGCCGGTTACACCACGGGGGTGATAGGAAAATGGCATCTAGGTTTAGGCGAAGGCTCAGTTGATTGGAACCAAGACGTTAAACCAGGGCCATTAGAAATTGGGTTTGATTACAGCTTTTTGTTGCCGGCAACCGGCGACAGGGTACCCACTGTGTATTTAGAAGGTCATGAAGTGGTCAACTTAGAAAGCAGTGACCCTATTGAAGTCAGTTACGATCACAAAGTAGGAGATAGGCCTACCGGCGTTGACAACCCAGAGTTGCTGCGCATGAAAGCAGACCTACAGCACAGCCAAACGATCGTGAATGGGATAAGCCGCATCGGCAGCATGAGTGGTGGAGAAAAGGCCTTGTGGGTAGATGAAGAGTTTCCCGACGTGTTTTCGCAAAAAGCGGTCGAATTTATTGAAAGAAGTAAGAAAGACCCGTTCTTCTTGTTCTTCTCCTTTCAGGATATACACGTGCCAAGGTTACCTAACGAACGTTTCAAAGGTAAAAGTACCATGGGGCCAAGAGGTGATGCGATTGCACAAATGGATTGGGTTGTCGGCAGAGTTATGCAAGCGCTAACCACTCAAGGTGTAGCCGATAACACCTTAGTGATATTTACCAGTGATAACGGACCGGTATTAGACGATGGCTACGATGATATGGCCGCCGAAATGCTAGGCGAACATTTGCCCGCTGGGCCTTTTCGCGGCGGTAAATACAGTGTCTTTGAAGGAGGGACGCGCGTCCCTATGATTGTATATTGGCCGGGTAACACCACTCATATACGTAGCAGCGCGCTTATTTCTCAAGTCGATATTTATGCTTCACTGGCAGGTTTAGTAAAGCAGCCTTTGGCAAAAACAGAAGCCATTGACAGCCTTGATGTAATGCACGCGTTTTTAGGCAAAACCAACAATGCGCGCACCTACTTATTAGAAGAAGCCGTCGGGACGTTAGGTCTGCGTAAGCATAATTGGAAATACATCAAAGCAATCAGTAAAGAAAAAGGGTTACCAAATTGGCTCGGTAATAAAGACATAGAAATGGGATTTGCGTTAACGCCACAGCTATTTGACCTAACGGATGATGTTGGTGAGCAAACGAACCGTGCCAAGGATTACCCAGCGCTAGTGAATGCCATGGAGCAAAAGATCCAACAACTTATCGAAAAAGGCTTCAGATATAGCCAATAAGCAAATAACAAATAACAAGTAGGGAACGGTCGTTATAAGCACTTTTTAATACATTGCATAAAGTGCTAAGTCATCTTTTGTTTAAGCCTTCATATAGGATTTTACATAGGCCTTCCTATAACTCGTTACGTTTTCAGGCACGTAAACAGGATAGGCCGCTGGTTATTTTTACGGGCCTTTTTAAAAGTGCATCATAGCCTTGATAAAGGGCTAACCACAGAGTTACCGCCGCGCTGTAAAATGTGGGTGTATATTTGCGTAGTGCGTAAATCACTGTGGCCTAGCTGGTCTTGCACAGTGCGAATATCAGCGCCTGATTGTAAAAGATGGGTCGCACAAATTTGTCTGGAATTAAATTTGAACATCCGAAGGATGGCCCGTAGGGAAAAATGCAAGGACGCATTTTTTAAATGAGTGGCGAAGCGTGTGCGGGGTAACGATTTTAGGGATATTGGCTTTTTTAGCGGCATGTCGTATTACTTTTTGCACCGTAGACCCATCAATATGATGACGCCTTAATGATTGGTCTTCAGGATCTGTCGATAGTTGACGCGAAGCAAACACATATTGCCATGGTAACGAGCGATTGGCGTTCTTAAACTTAAGCCTTAGACGATGAGGTAGATAAACGCCATCGTATTCTGGGTTTAACAAGTCTGCATCCAGATATTGTCTTACGACAGTGATCTGTTGTTGCAAACTAGGTATAAGCTCATCGGCTAATGTAACAATTCGATGTTTACCACCTTCACCATTCCAAACCCGTACGGATTTGAAATCAAAATCTATATCTTGGACTCTCAATCTCACACATTCCATTAAACGCAAGCCATTTGCATATAAAATTGATACCGCAAGTTTCTGTTGAGCACTTACAACTGCAAGTAAATTCCTCACTTCATCAGTAGTGAGAACGATTGGCAGTTTTTGCTGGCGAGTACTTTTAATAAAATTAAGTTTAAAATTTAACGGTTGACGAATTATATCGCGATATAGAAATACCAAGGCATTTAATGCTGATTTTTGGGTTGATGCAGCCACATCTAACTCTAAAACTAAATGTGAAAGGAAGGCTTCTACCTCTTTATCATGCATTAAATTAGGGTGTTTTTTCTGATGAAAATGAATATAGCTACTGATCCACTTAAGATAAGCTTCAATAGTGCGCTTTGAATAACGTAATTGGTACATTTCATCCTTTATCATATTCAAGAACATCGATTTAGGCATAAGATAACTCTCTTCAAATAACTGTATACCTGTACAGTATTGGTGAATAATCCGTATAACAGCAAGATTTAGGAATTTTTCCGTGTTTCCACAGGTGAGAAGCCCATAACCGGAAAAGTTCAACCTGTACAATAAGTTGCCGTGTATGCTAAAAAGGACAGATGGTGAAAGGCGGAAAAGTTCCGTGTTTAATACGCGGATCCAATCACGGAACCTTTCCGGCTATTAATATTGTTATGCATTAATACCAAGGAGTCGCAATGGAAATCGCAGCTATCACAGGTGCTTTGTCAGGAATAAAAGCCGCATCAGATATTGCAAAAATAATCAAAGATAGTGGTGCTTCTTTAG encodes:
- a CDS encoding sulfatase family protein; protein product: MMFNRTAMSRYLPLIMGVTALSAVASACAVEHPLLKQQASQKPNVVIFYVDDLGYGDISPNGAIGVDTPNLDALASKGVNFTDAHSTASTCTPSRYSLLTGEHGFRQNAAILPGDAPALIRPGKATLPSMLQKAGYTTGVIGKWHLGLGEGSVDWNQDVKPGPLEIGFDYSFLLPATGDRVPTVYLEGHEVVNLESSDPIEVSYDHKVGDRPTGVDNPELLRMKADLQHSQTIVNGISRIGSMSGGEKALWVDEEFPDVFSQKAVEFIERSKKDPFFLFFSFQDIHVPRLPNERFKGKSTMGPRGDAIAQMDWVVGRVMQALTTQGVADNTLVIFTSDNGPVLDDGYDDMAAEMLGEHLPAGPFRGGKYSVFEGGTRVPMIVYWPGNTTHIRSSALISQVDIYASLAGLVKQPLAKTEAIDSLDVMHAFLGKTNNARTYLLEEAVGTLGLRKHNWKYIKAISKEKGLPNWLGNKDIEMGFALTPQLFDLTDDVGEQTNRAKDYPALVNAMEQKIQQLIEKGFRYSQ
- a CDS encoding TonB-dependent receptor — protein: MRATTKHTLLASSIAMIISTGQLWAQESPTDTGANEDIEQISVVGIRSSIASSVARKQESGQVADVISAEDIGKFPDLNVAESLQRIPGIQISRSRGEASGVSIRGLDEVATLLNGRNYFGGASGVSINRFASFEDIPAELVGSVVVYKSVSADILEGGIGGVVDIERTDALSLSGPTIAGSVKEHYGDLSKEWSPRGSLVAGNIWDYGNNGGEIGVIFGVSYLEREYREDLVRNSSATSIVGDFAGGTAPDGAKTSASLNSSPAWGDRERTVYSLGIDVSLNSDTKFYFDSGYTDYSTTQLRQEFVWGFDGANTVDADFSNIDENNVYPRSVTLSDMNFDVLSMIDDRYTTTYDLALGFETVAGPWSIEGEVSYVDTDNDTNFHNTRIRDSWDALPVTINNSGIPNQPPSVDFGTFDVTDEGNFDIVQWRHESRQLQADESAAKLDIDYAFDEGLVRSIEAGLRFASLGTTKNIQNNHIFDASGATYGSDDPLNLVEPSAWDDFMDEYDGGNFPNDYVGVNPNYLLSRNDEIREFYGFTGQSETENPRDSFEYEEDVTALYIKANLETEVGGYFISGDIGGRYVQTDTTADYFFDTGNADESGAPIYQGTKSEKNYSEFLPSFNLKVELNDELLLRLAGSKTFSRPHFGDLAPSLNLNFEQGRGTGGNPDLDPFTATNLDLSLEYYFASGGMASSAIFYKDIDGFLQTSESQETIGGNDFVILRKSNGGSGTVRGLELAYQQFFDFLPAPFDGLGVQANYTYVDSDVPSPNPLLPNISLEGLSDNSYNLVAIYEDDLVSGRLSYNYRSDFLVTTEVAQEGFGQLDLSLAYNVSESFRFTLDALNLLRRDHFEYRAGDKYDPYHWIATERQVLVGVSYTF
- a CDS encoding sulfatase family protein — translated: MPRKSVGLFIVKCIKAHILCIITLVLCAATVAAQSEQSKNNLVNRPNVVMIVADDHGLDAIGAYGNNVIQTPNIDALAREGARFVNAFATVSSCSPSRSVMLTGQHNHTNGMYGLQHKQHHFSSFDDVQSLPVTLSENGYRTARIGKYHLGPNSVFKFDDVLSEGAANDMTSIARSPVEMAQKSEAFIRRDSAPFFLYFASDDPHRGYPFETYPEPNRFGNREQGYPGIEEVVYQPDDVLVPPYLPDTPAAQKEIAQYYQAISRLDQGVGKLVEILKAQGKYDNTLILYLSDNGIAFPGAKTNLYDAGIHLPLIVKAPAQKNNAVSCTKNIQNCTRHHQLVSWLDLTPTILDYANVKPMTTTVQGKSFKAILENEQPKGWEHVYASHTMHEVMMYYPMRMVRTKQYKLIWNIAHELSYPFAADLQQSLIWQDVRRRGNTQYAGRQIEDFLHRPEFELFDMQNDPQEQHNLADLPQFSRVKHELIHQLKIFQQETQDPWIAKWHYQ